The DNA region tggagagcCCAACATCCTTCATATCATATTGCACattaaacctacaagatgcagagactCACTGAAGCACGAACAACATTGCAACATATGAAGTGCTTGatgtaacaaataattacctgccctaaatataactcttccactgctcctttgctggtcATGAAAGTACTAACGAGGTGCCCCTTATCggcagcccagtcagcatggCCACATCCCGCAAAATTATGGTCATCTCTCCACAAGGAAAGTGGAAtatgtgcgtctcaggacgccagcggtcgacGAGGCCTGTGAGCAGTAACACCTCGATCGGCGGGAGATGAGTCCTACCATtgccctccatgggagctccgacCATCATAAGAGTGAACGGTAGTAGTCCTAcctgtgcgagtggctcgtggaatcaatggtctaactccttaagcttGCGCACACTCCTGGAATGCAACGGGACCAACTGCAAAGGTATGCAATACATTTATTGAGTAAGTACGAAGGTATCAGAGCAATTGAAATTCACGTATTATCATTGTACCTGTTGCCCtgcgaaaatcatccttcccctgtggTTCTTGTCGTACCGTAGCTCAAGAAGCTCGGGAAAGTGAACGTgagccatgccaatgatttcaagcctcatggttcaatTACAAAACAACGTAAGACAAtagctattacaaaataggtacaacaactaataggtgcataacaaattacaataaAAGCCATGTTTATGattaacttcataaaacaaactcAATGGCAACAAATCTAATACATTCCAGTTCGATCATAGCATAATAGTTTACCGCCGGGTcggacaagtcctcctgtcatgtccagattgtttgcatattttgcacctacgtagtccatcaacaacatctgctgcatccatgtctccttgcagcctcgtggctctaggccttccaggatccgtgcgtcGAGCtctgggataaggtacccacttaggcccatCGATTGCTTTGTAGCTATTTTCGATGTTGAAGGAatgcatctttggaagccatgtgctcctcagtgcatcgatcgtgaaatagggtgatacgtattgtgatcTGTCATTACCGCCCATGCCCCTGCAAGCGGCGAAGACATGGGAGCAcaggatatggtgcagttttggcttattgcatgtgcacttcacttcgtgaggaccaatttgacattgttgcacggtgtcTCCCGCACTGTATCCTGAAGTGTACCGACGGCGacacatgacctcgaattcattgttggcccGGTCATAGATCCTAGTCCAATGAAAGTGTTCCTTACTCCTCCTTCTAGATATAATTTCCTCCACCTTAAGTGCGAATCGTGTGTTGCACTCCATTGCAACTATACCAcagtctcgaaagtagtcaacCGCTTTATaaaatgtgagctcaatgatgacaCACAACGGGAGGCTGCGTgcaccctttaggacattgttgaatgtctccgctatgttcgttgtcatgatcgtATACCTAATATGAGAGACAACAATTTTAGATGAGATATTTTCATAACCAAAAGTAAAATACGATCTTTCAAACGTTATGTACTAACCTGGaaccgtgagtgtcatggattaggacCCAATGGTCCGCCGGCTTttccgctatccactggctaaatgtaGCACATGAACAgctaatgatggtttggccccccaccatttgcgtccgcagatggtcctcctgtgcttcctactctgccatcatcttatgagtggtctcatttaactctcgccaTATCTCGTTCTGAAGACAaaaccctttgaacctctttacaagacccttgttgtggtaccttgagtACAGGTTCGCACCTAcatgtcgcatgcaccatcttctctccacattaGGCCATACAATGGAGtggtttgtgctatcatgcaacaCTTCCAATGCCTACAAgaggcccttgttgcggtctgagatgatgcagactcgttccctattgccgacgacacgtgtcctcaccaaggtgaggaaccacatccaactattattattctcactctcaaccattgcatacgcgagaggaatgatctgattgtttgcatccgccgccatcgctgtcattaggttaacatggtacttgccactaagaaatgtggcatccacacataccaccggcttgcaatgtctgaaagcttcatTGCATTGGGAAAAagaccagaaaaacctaatgatGTATCAGTCAGTgctgctgtatgacccatcctccagcctgatcggctcatccgccatggcccactgggtcCCTGGATTGGTCATGGTAATCTTCTGTAGCAGCCTCggggcatagttgtaagactcttcaaaacttccaaataacatcttcaatgccttctgcttcgctcgtcacgcGGTGTgataattgatcagcatacccgtcttagtctgcacctcctccataatagattttggcgacaaacatatgttcatgccaacaagggtgatgaggagttgggctatgaacctcgcatcaacaacgtggctcacattcctaactgccttttcgctgcatgtatgtggggtgtgtctactcagcacaaaatagttctcgtattttggcttatgtgctcgtacgaagtaaggataattcgggtgcttgatacacctgaccttatactccgtagggttagaccgggcacacttgtggtccattcttgtgattacagcatagttgctgataaagtggatgatCTCCTCCCTGTTCCAAAACCGTTGTcccacctggatgtcgctattctggtatccctagttagatagggtgttatactcaacgatggtACAATCTAGCAGCCCAACACCATGAAAGTATTGGATCGCTGGCACCGGGTCATCGTTGTTGgcaccttcttcatccccgctaccaccggcttcatcatccatgcatcctgcatccacctcaccatggtccacttcAGGTCCCTCTGTACTGgaagtgccctccccgacatgccctccctcctcatcatgcatcacatgatggTCTAATCCTTCCACGCTAGGCACCGCTTcgccttgcaccagtcgtgatactatgtttacgtacactcctatttcaaagttctcctctagtaccttgcgtgagtacaaagcccatgcgttgttaATTCTCAAATTGAACAATGTATGAACAATGATCGAGCTGTTTGGCACAAGccgtggccgcacaccctctaggataacattgtaggactgttggttcacacgcaaaaggctcataacatgtgattttaagccTTCTAGATTAATAagtagctcaaccgtactctctatgtgctgaCAGTTCTGAATTTATACGAACCTCCTATGCAAAACAACAGGatttctccataataaatatagatagtcatagcgtctttgctaaacaaacgtaaatgggaaataactacttagatgtatgtactatacctactctattttatcaacttaataccatttaaccaatgtattcgaacggaataaatactctacttcttctaattatattttctaatctaaatattaagtacatacataatctacgtacaaaattactattacactatagtagattctgttacgatatcataaaatatgcaaatattatacctctattttatcaacttaataccatttaactaATGTATTCGAACGAAATAAATACACTACTTcttctaattatattttctaatctaaatattaagtacatacataatctacgtacaaaattactattatactatagtagattctgttacgagatcataaaatatgcaaatactataactactctattttatcaacttaataccatttaacaaATGTATTCGAACAGATTAAATACTCTACtttctctaattacattttctaataaaatattaagtacatacataatctacgtactTACTATTACGAAAGGTTCTCCTCTCCACACGCTGCTGCTCTTCTCTTGCTCGCGCTCGACTGCTGCTGCACTACACCTCCTCGAGCTCGACTGCTGCTCGTCCTCGCGCTCACCTGCTTGCGCTCCCTCACAACTCGCTCTACTCGTGCTAGCTCTGCTCGCGCTCCCCCTGCTCTGCTCGCGCTTCCTCTGCTCTGCTCAAATGAATCCGTACGCTGCCATTTTATAGCACTCCGCTCTCCCTCCACACTCTGCTCTCCCTCCGCATGCAGCCGGTCGACAGCGAATAAAGGAAACCGGTCGGCTGACAGGGAATAAAGTGAAAAAGCAAAAGTGAAAAAGCATGACGTGACGGCACACAGTATACGAAAAAGAGaatttcggcacaccgtgtgccgaaatacccACTGttccctgtattcggcacacggtgtgccgaatacggtcaCGGTGTGCCGAACATGTCTTTTTTGATACatcgtgtaccgaaaaaggATTTTTgacacaccgtgtgctgaatacaGATACTATATTGGTGaatatagaaaaatattgtctattttaataaatacactAAAATATATGGTATAAATTCGTATTTTTCCAAAAAGTAAACCCCTGTTACATAAGTAGTGACGTGTATCTTGTAGCCTCTGCCCGGGTGCCCTTGGACCGCTGCCAGTGGGCCCCTGCCACCTACCGTACTTTCTCGCTTTTGCCGTTCCAGGACACCTCAATCGTTCACTGGGGAAATCAATAGAACGATGACGCGACACATGGAACGATCGATGGCCTCCTCGCTTCGCCAATTCGCCGGCCTCGGCTCCCCGGACGGCACCGCCGCATCCAGCTGCTTCCTACACCGCTACTCCCCCAACTTCTGCGCCTTCGCGGCGCTCCGGCCGACCCGACCGGCCACCGCCGCCAAGACCCGCCTCCGCGCCGCTCccgccgagcagcagcagcagcaggaggaggccacCCCGTGCCACGACCACGAGCCCCCCGCTCCGTTCCTGCGGGTCGGGATCGTCGGGTTCGGCAACTTCGGGCAGTTCATCGCGGGGGGCGTGCAGCGGCAGGGCCACGCCGTGCTCGCCGTCTCCAGATCCGACTACTCCGCATACTGCTCCCAGCACGGGATTCGCTTCTTCAGGTGACCATCCATGGATGCGTTGCGTTCAATTGGTCGGTCGACTGGTTGATGCAACAACGCGAAATGCTAACAACTCAGTGACATACAGGAGCGTGGATGCGCTGTGCGAGGAGCAGCCGGACGTGCTACTGATCTGCAGCTCCATCCTGTCCACGGAGAGCGTCGTCCGGGCTATCCCTTTCCACAAGCTCCGCCCTGACACCATCGTCGCCGATGTGCTCTCCGTCAAGCAGTTCCCTCGCAACCTGCTCCTCGAGGTAACACCGTAACACCACCTCACTAATCAACCAAGCGCTTGTTACAGAACTCGTAGAAACTAAACCAAACAAAAGTAAACTGTGGGAGCTGAGCTGAGGTAGGTGGCAAGCTTGAGTGGTGGAGAATACTATACCTGTTCCCCTGGTCAAGAATTAGTAGCTTTCTTCTGGACTTGTCACGGTAATGACATCGACTACACGACACAGACATTACCTTGATGTGGGACGCCTAACTGAAGTATCAGGTACATTAGCATGACCCGGTCGAGGATCATTGTTTGGGATTTCAGATTCTCCCTCCTGGGTTTGGGATTGTCTGCACGCACCCGATGTTCGGGCCGGAGAGCGGTAAGCATGGCTGGGGCAAGCTCCCCTTTGTCTATGACAAAGTCCGTGTTGCAGAAGACGGAGATCAGGCAGCCAAGTGCGACCAGTTCTTGAGCATCTTCGAGCAGGAGGTAATTCGATCAGCATTTGACCTTTGCTGTTGTTGGGAGTACTTTTTGGTTGTAAAGGACCGAACAAGGCGACTAGAGGGTCATTGAGCATGTGAGATTGTTGTTTCCCTTCCGTTCTAAATGTTGCTTGTAGGGATGTAGGATGGTGGAGATGTCATGCGCAGAGCATGATCGCTATGCCGCGGGAAGTCAGTTCATTACGCACACCATTGGGAGGTCAGCGGCATTAcatatatgaaacaattttacaaTTATTACACCGAATGTCGACTACCTGCTTGCTTCACTCTATGTTAGTTAAATGACATTGTGTGATCCAGGGTTTTGTCACAACTCAACCTGAAGTCAACCCCAATCAACACCAAGGGTTATGAGACCTTGCTGCAACTTGTAAGTATTGAACTGCGTGGTCTTCTCCATTCTTCAGAGCTTATAAACCGATCGTAGTTGTGACCTTACCacctacaaaccttgcagactGAGAACACTGTAAGCGACAGTTTCGATCTGTACTACGGGCTCTTCATGTACAATGTCAATGCCACAGAGCAGGCAAGTACACTCTCCAGTCTCCACACGATGCGCTATCGTTTTAACAAATCATGCATTAGTTACAGAGACTGTTATGGTTGGCCTTACCAGTATATATGCAAAAAGCTCAAACAGCATGCCAATCTTACAATATTTTACGCGCAGCTCGACAACTTGGACAAGGCATTTGAGAAGGTGAGACAGATGCTGTATGGTAGGCTCCATGACTTGCTACGAAAGCAAATTGTGGAGAGGGTCCCTGTGGCGGCGACCTCTTCAGGGAAGTTGAAAGATGGCAGGTCCAGTGCTGCTGTGGCgcctatattcttgtaactacaaaagagaagaaggtgcAGCTACCCCCTGTTGCTGCTGTAATCTCTGCTGCACTTCAACCAGTTGCTTCCAGCCCAGGGAAATGCTAGTTCATCTCCTTAACTGTTATTTTGTTGTACGACCTGTATGTGTGCAGTTGCCATAGTTGTTAGTATTCACGGAAGGAGTAAGATCACGGATCTGCTTTCGTCACTTGTTCCTGATCTTTTCCACCCTTTCAGCGGGTCTGCCTGCTAACGTAATCATTTATTCAAGAGATGTGATGGAATACAAATGTTCATCTTACATTGAGTATAGAAACTGAGCCTAACTAAGTTGGTAGAAGATGTGGGTGTATAACTCTCCACCACTCAGGTTTAAGGTCTCTTCAACTTGAATTTACatgcttctcttttcttataTATAATGCTATatagttcctcctaggttgaCTGAGTTTGCTTTTTGTTGTTATTAATTTTTTACATTGGGCACATAATAAAGTAGAGCTTATGGCTCCAATAGAAAGTAAATTTACATAGATCTCACTTGATAAAGATAATCCATGTAAATAAAGAAAAAGTAAATTTAGAGTAGTCAAGCTGTGATGCCATCTTGTCTTTACAAGCGTATGCATAAAACAAAAGTACATATCAAAATCTCTCTCTTAGAGGCTCTTAAAACAAATGAGATATCTTCAGAATATTCTATTTTTTGATACATATGCTAGTATGGAGGTACAACATATATTAGATTAAACAAGC from Phragmites australis chromosome 8, lpPhrAust1.1, whole genome shotgun sequence includes:
- the LOC133926852 gene encoding arogenate dehydrogenase 2, chloroplastic-like encodes the protein MTRHMERSMASSLRQFAGLGSPDGTAASSCFLHRYSPNFCAFAALRPTRPATAAKTRLRAAPAEQQQQQEEATPCHDHEPPAPFLRVGIVGFGNFGQFIAGGVQRQGHAVLAVSRSDYSAYCSQHGIRFFRSVDALCEEQPDVLLICSSILSTESVVRAIPFHKLRPDTIVADVLSVKQFPRNLLLEILPPGFGIVCTHPMFGPESGKHGWGKLPFVYDKVRVAEDGDQAAKCDQFLSIFEQEGCRMVEMSCAEHDRYAAGSQFITHTIGRVLSQLNLKSTPINTKGYETLLQLTENTVSDSFDLYYGLFMYNVNATEQLDNLDKAFEKVRQMLYGRLHDLLRKQIVERVPVAATSSGKLKDGRSSAAVAPIFL